In Microbulbifer sp. THAF38, the sequence TCCAATAATGTGGTGCATATCCCTGAGGTACTCTACCACTGGAGAGCTATTAGTGGATCTACAGCACAAGAGAGTAGCGCCAAGAATTATGCCGCTACAGCGGGCTTGAAAGCCGTTTCCGATTACCTGAAACGTGAAGACCTAAGTGCAACAGCCGAGCCCGGAACTGTACCAAATAGCTATCGGGTTCGTTGGTCCATTCCCGAGCCAGCTCCGTTAGTGAGTCTTCTAGTCCCAACAAGAGACGGCATTGATATCCTTAAGCCATGTATTGAGGCTATTCTTTCCAAAACCAACTACTCTAATTTTGAATTGATCATTTTAGACAACCAAAGTCGCTGTAAAGAAACATTGCGTTTTCTTGAAGAGGTTACAAGCTCCGATTCACGGGTATCTGTCCATCGTTGGGATCATCCATTTAATTATTCAGCTATTAATAATTATGGAGTGGGCATAGCAAAAGGTGAAATTATTGGATTGATAAATAATGATATAGAGCCGATTAATGTCCTTTGGTTGACGGAGATGGTAAGTCAGGCAATGAGACCTGAAATTGGCTGTGTAGGAGCTAAACTTTACTACCCAAATGATACGATTCAGCACGGTGGTGTTATCTTGGGTATTGGTGGAGTTGCTGGGCATTCTCACAAATATTTTTGCCGTAATGATTATGGTTACTTTTCTCGGCTGCATTTGGTGCAGAACCTTTCTGCAGTAACAGCTGCGTGCCTTCTATTACGTAAAGAAGTATTTGAACAAGTGGGAGGCCTGGACGAAAAAAACCTAGCGGTAGCCTTCAACGATGTAGATCTTTGCCTAAAAGTACGTGAAGAGGGTTATCGAAATCTTTGGACACCATATGCTGAGCTTTACCATCATGAGTCCGTATCTCGGGGTGCTGACAATACTGTTTCTAAGCGTCGTCGTGCGCAAAGAGAAGCGGAATATATGCGTAGCCGGTGGGGTGAACAGTTAGATTCAGACCCTGCTTATAATCCCAATCTAACTTTGGTGCATGAAGATTTTTCATTAGCATGAGGAAGATACCGCAGAGATCGTACACGAAAATTATTCTTTTGCGGTATAACTTATTACCTCTTTAAAGTCCTTTTCCTTTGTAGAATACTATTGGATAAGGCTGTTAGTGTTTTCGTTGCTCCCTCTTTCCCAGAATGGAAATGGGAGCAAAATAAATATCGGTATATAAACCCTTTACAATTCTTTCATGACCAAAGAATCCAAGACCATTGTTGAAGGTATTTGTGTTGAGTTCCTCTTTGAAGCTCATCATATGACTAATTACTGCTTCATCCAACAAGTATGATCTTTTACTTGTGAATCGAACAATAACCGCAAAAAACGTCTTACGTTCGACCATAGTCAACAAAGCTCCGCCTCGCCCCTAGCCTATAACGGTATTACCTTCCTTGTCGCCAATCCTATTCATGCTGTCTAGTACGGCTGGTAGATCATTTAGTACACTTTGTTTTTGATCTTTCTTTGTCGATTATTCTTAGCGTACCGCTTGCGACAGGGTTTAGGTGCAATCCTAAGATACTTGTATAAGCCTCCACCATTTATTTGATCTCAATAAATCAGAGGGTAAATCATCTCGTGATGGAGCGATAACCCCGAATGTCTCTCTAAATAGTTGACTGTCTGTAGGGCTTAACTCTTTCAAAGCTAGGGTGTCTATTTTCATCAGACGATATAGGTCACTTTATCTGAAGTTTACTATTGCCGGCGCCTCAGATCCGCAAGGTTATGTATTTCCCAATAGGATATCCTTGTAAACCGGTATCGAGATGTAGCTTTATACAGATCATCGAGAGCGTATTTTCAAAAATTCTGTAATTGCTCTCTGGGAGTGTTAGATTTTTATCGATCTGTAAATCTAGTATCTTTTCTTAAGTTCCTATTAATAGAAGCTCACCAGTGTTTATATATTTAGTTCAAAGGTGTTTTTTGTGCCAACGTCCTAGATACAAATCAAATTAGATCTTAATGATGACCCTCCCTATATAAGATGAAGGTACAGATTAAGACTGGTTAAGAGAGTGTAATAAAATCCATAAATAGTACTTGTGTTAGGATATGGTCTTGCCGATGTTAGGCTAATGGATAATTTTCGCGACACAGTGCGATTGAAATAAAATTTTACAGAGGAATAGTGCGTCAATTTATTTTTGAGGTGGTATTTTCAGGAAGATTAGCTATAAATAAATGTAAGTTTAGCATTGTTCTCAATAACAAGATTTTTTTATCATTTATAATCAATAAACTCCTACTATGAGACCTTCACCTACAAGAACAATTTGGCAAATACAAAGAGATGTAATTTACGCCTTGCTTGTACGTGAGATGAAAACTCGCTTTGGTAAATGGCGCTTAGGGTATGCATGGGCACTCCTTGAGCCAGCTCTACATATTATGATGCTGGCTGCAATCTTCAATTTTCTTAAAAGGGATTTTTATCCAGGTATTCCAACAACACTATTTATGCTTGGTGGTATCGCACCATTCTTATTTTTTAGTCATTGCTTTTATAAAGGAATTGCTGCTGTGGCTTCAAATAGAGGACTATTCAACTATCGTCAGTTACGTCCTTTTGATGCTGTGCTCAGCCGTGTATTGTTAGAGTTTTCTATCTACATATTGTGTATGATTACACTACTGATACTTCTAGCATGGTTTGGAATCAGAGTCGAATTCGGTGATTTTCTACTACTTGTAGAAGTTAATATTCTGTTCTTTTTTTTCTGTTTTGGCTTGAGCTTAGCATTATGTGTTGCTGGCGAACGGTATCCAGAGCTATCAAAAATACTACCATTAATTGTCCGGCCTTTATATTTTGTTTCAGGAGTTTTTTTCTCGTTAGAGCAGATACCAGTTGAATATCATCCATATTTAATCTGGAATCCTTTAGTGCATGTAATTGAGTTAACTCGAGAAGGGCTTTATGCAAATTATGATGGAAAGTTTTCAAATTTTAATTACTATATATTTACTTCAATAGGCACGCTTACCCTGGGGTTATTGATATATCGTGCACATTGGCGTGATTTGATTCGAAGCCAATGATAAAGCTTGAAAATATAACCAAGTCATTTCGTTCACACAGTGAACGAAATATCCTTTTTGAAAATGTCAATGTTGTTTTTCCTGAAGGAAAAAATATAGGAATTCTGGGTCGAAATGGTGCGGGTAAGTCCACACTATTAAGAATAATTGGTGGTATTGATTACCCAGACTCAGGTCGAGTAATAACAGATCAAAGAATATCCTGGCCTATGGCTCTTTCAGGTGGCTTTCAAGGAAGTATGACTGGAAGAGAAAATGTAGCATTTGTTTGTGGAATTCATGGTATTTGGGGTAATAAGAAGAATAAGGTGATGGATTTGGTTAGAGAATTTTCTGAAATTGGTAACTACTTTGATGCTCCAATTAAGAATTATTCTTCAGGTATGCGCTCACGTCTGGCTTTTGGTCTCAGTATCGCTGTAGATTTTGATGTGTATCTGGTAGATGAAGTGATGTCTGTAGGTGATGTGCACTTTAGAAGTAAATGTGAAGAGATAATCTCTGAAAAACGAAAGTCATCTAGCTTCATAATAGTGGCTCATGCAATGCCAACTTTAAGGAATAATTGTGATGCAGGTATATATATCGAGAAAGGAAAGGTAAGAATCTGCCAATCAGTTGAAAAGGCTATCTCCCTATATCAAAAGGGAGTGCCTGAGCCGTAAATAAATGTTAATAAATTAACAAACGTACTGACTATATGAACTATGAATATAGATGTTAAAAATAATATCGTGTACAGTGAAACCATTAAACATAGATTTGGTTTTAGTCTGTCAAAACTGAGAGAGTTTTTAAAAAAAAATATATTTTTGTTAAATAAAAAAAATATATTTTCCAGAAGTTTATTTATCATAAAAAGCTATACTTTCCTTTTTTTTGTTCTATTACCTTTACTGCTTGTTGGTACGTATTATATTTTTTGGGTTTCTGAACGCTATGTGAGCTATACACAAATAATAGTAAAAGATACGGCCTCTTCTCAGGTTTCTTCTTCAGCAATGGGTTTTTTAATACCAGGTATGGGTATTGATAACCAAGATGCTTTTTTAGTAGTGAATTATATCCAATCTTTAGATATGGCTCTTTATCTCGATAAAGAATTAGCATTATCAGAGTACTACCAGAGTAACACCCACGATATATTTTCTCGATTGGGAAAGGATGCAACACAAGAAGAATATTTAAAGTATTACCGAAATCATATATCTGTAAGGTACGATGAAACTACCGGAATAATCGCAATTGAAATACAGGCTTTTGATCCAACATTTGCGCATAAACTCGTCGAAACAATAACTTCAAAATCTGAGAGTTTTGTAAATTCAGTAAGTAATCAACTTGCTGAAAAGCAGGTGACATTTGTTGAAAATGAAGTTGAACTTGCACAGAGTAAGCTGCGGTTTACTAAGCAAGAAATTCTTGATTTCCAAAACAATAATAATGTAGTTAGCCCAGAGGAATTAACAAAAGGAATAACTAGTATTATTCAGGGGCTAGAGGCCCGCCTGGCTGAAGAGAGAGCAAAACTTACAGCAGCTAAAAGTTATTTAAATGCGAATTCATCACAGATAATATCGATGCAAGCAGAAATTGGAGCTTTGGAAAAACAAATTGAGCTTGAGAAAGTTAGATTAGTTGGCATCGGTGATGAAAAAGGAGAGCAACGTCTTAATACTTTAGGGGCTCACTTTCAAAATTTAGAATTAGATTTACAGTTTGCAACAGATGCCTACGCAGCCTCTCTAAAGGCATTAGAAACTGCACGTATGGAAGCTTCTGGAAAGTTAAAGCACTTGATGATAGTTACTCAGCCCTCCCTTGCTGAGGAGCCTGAATATCCACACAAACTCTATAATATGATTAGTCTAATGATAATACTATTATTCTTGTATGGTATTGGAAAAATGCTGAATGCCAGTATTCGAGATCATCGGATATGAATTATGCCTTGAATTGCAAAAATCTCTGCTCAAGAAATAAATTTCTATTTAAAAATATTTTAGGTGTGATTAGTACCATGAATAGTATAAAAGTAATAAAAAAAGGGGTGCATCTTTGTCTGTTGGGAATACTGGTTTTTAGTGAGGCATTTGCTTTGGAGACTCAACAGATAGATGAAATTGATTCTACCGTCCAAGCGAATAAAAAAATAATACCAGTGTTTGGTCAATCTCTTTTTAGTGGATCTTTTAAAGATCAGCCATTTAGTGGTTTCAATCCAGATTATAGAATTACCATTGGTGATCAGATCAATTTACAGCTTTGGGGTGCTTATAGTTTTAGTGCAACCTTGCTTGTAGATCCCAAAGGTAACATTTTTGTTCCAGAAGTTGGACCTGTACATGTTGCTGGAATCAAGAATGGTGAATTGAATGATTTTGTCCTTCGTCATGTGAAACGCGTCTTTAAGAATAATGTGCAAGCATATGCAAATCTTGAGGCCAGCCAGCCGGTTAAGGTGTTTGTAACTGGCTATGTGAATAATCCTGGCCTCTATAATGGGTTTAGCTCAGATTCAATTCTTTATTATTTGGATAGTGCTGATGGTATAGATCCACAGAGTGGAAGTTTTGTGGATATAAAAGTGATGCGTAATGGCGAGTTAATACAGCGGATTAATTTATATAATTTTATAGTGGAAGGTGTAATGCCTGCTCTACAACTACGAAGTGGTGATGTGATAGTGGTCGGCGCTCGTAAAGGTTCCGTTTCTGTTGAGGGAGCCGTTCAGCAGGCAGCACAGATGGAATTTACTGGACCATATACTCAGCTTGGTGAGATGCTGCTTGTAAGTAAACCTGATCCACAGGCAAATTTTGCTCGTATAACCCAGGTCGTGGATGGCGTTCAAGAAGCAATTTATTTATCTTTGAATGAGGCAATGACTACTCAGTTATATCCTGGAGCCCATGTTGAGTTGGTTCGTGATAATGATGTGCATTCTATCTCAATACAGGTTTCTGGTGAGCTGGATGGTCCCGCAACCTACGTTTTACCATACGGTTCCACATTGGAAGATTTATTAGATAAGTTGCGATTTCGTGAAAATGCTGATAGAAACTCTATTCAGCTTTATCGTGAAAGTGTTGCAGAGAAGCAGAGTGCAGCACTTAATAGATCTTTGGATGCGCTACAGATGGAGGTTTTAACGCGGCAACCCAATACTGATATGGAAAAAAATGCACAAAAAGATAACGCCTTAATGATACAAAAATTTATTAAACAAGCTCGAGAAGTAAGTCCCAGGGGACAGGTTGTAATTGCAAATAATCCTAATGCAACTGAGATGATATTAGAGGATGGGGATCAATTAGTGGTACCCTTGAAGTCGTCAACGGTATCTGTTGTGGGAGAAGTAATCTTCCCAACCTCTCTCGTGTATAACAAAAAGCTCACCTTGGATGACTATATAGAGCTGGCAGGTGGTTTTGCGAATAATGCTAATCGAGATGAGCTAGTCATCTTACATCTTGATGGCACAATAAGTCGTATAGATGATAAAGATTTTGATAATCGACTTGGAGATCGTCTACGACCCGGCGATGAAATTATGGTAATGCCTAAGATACGCTCAAGTGAACTACAAGTCACAAAAGATGTTACCGAAATTCTTTACCGCATCGCTGTTGGAGCAGCGGCGGTTCTTTCTTTCTAGAAATTTGAAAGATATCAATATAAGGCGTTCTATATATCTAATATTATTAGGATTAATATTTGTGATAGTTGAAAGGATATTTAGTTTGTTGATTAATACCTGATCTTTATAGCAACTCACTAAAACCTAAATCTAATAGGAGGAATTGTGAGTACGACTGATACTGAGCGTAGAGGTATTATATTAGCAGGTGGAACTGGCTCGCGACTGTATCCACTGACAAAGGGTGTGTGCAAACAATTGATGCCAGTATACGATAAACCAATGATTTATTACCCGCTAACAACATTAATGTTAGCAGGAATTCGAGAAATTCTGATTATTACTACTCCACAGGATCAGTACTTATTCCAAGCGTTAATGGGAGATGGCTCGCAGTGGGGATTAAACTTAAATTTCGCAGTACAGTCATCCCCGAAAGGAATTGCTGAGGCATTTATTATCGGGCGTAGTCATATTGAAAATCATCCTAGCGCTTTGATTTTGGGTGATAATATCTTCTATGCACACCAATTTAGTGATCTATTAAACAGAGCTAACGCAAGATATCAAGGAACTACGATATTTGGTTACCGAGTTGCTGACCCCAGTGCATATGGTGTAGCTGAATTAAACAAAAATGGAAAAGTCATCAGTGTTGAAGAAAAACCAGTAGAACCTAAATCAAATTATGCAATCACTGGTTTGTACTTATACGATGATCAAGTCTGTGAGCTAGTTAGAGAAATTAAGCCAAGCAGTCGTGGGGAGCTAGAAATTACTGACCTAAACAAAATTTATCTTGATCGTGGCGAGCTAAATATTGAATTAATGGGGCGCGGGTCTGCATGGCTAGATACCGGTACTCATGATAACTTGCTTGCAGCCGCACATTTTGTACAAACTATTGAACGCCGACAAGGGCTTAAAATTGCATGCCCAGAAGAAGTAGCTTTCCGTAAGGGATTTATTTCTGCTGATCAACTTAAGAGTCAAGCTAGGCTATTAATGAAGAGTGGTTACGGCGAGTATTTGATGAGGCTGCTGGATGAATCTTTGAGAGATCATGCATTTGGTCGTTAAAGACTAGATTACATAGTAAAACTGAAATTATTCACATAGAAGATATTATATAAGAGAGTTGACTGGATGTTTTCTAAGGCAAAGAGAAAATTGATATATTAAATTACTTTTAGTAACTTTAGTCTAAGTATTTCATTTTCCGAGCTTGGCTAAAAGTTTTAAATCAACGTTTGCCCCGGAATACTTTAGGCTTAATATATAAAATTAATGAAATGCAAAAAAATGGCACGTTTTTAATTGGACATTAAGCGTTCAAACTGATCTACTAAAGAGTCACACATCGGCAAAGAAACATCAAATATATACGTTGCACTAGGACTTTTGATTTGTATCTAGAATGTAGATGATAAATCAATAAATAACAGCATTAAATGATACAATGAAAATGCTATAAAAATATGGTTGTCTATACCGTAATTTCATAGAAAACAAAAGTTTTACTGTTAAATCAATTCAAGATTAATATTAGATGTCTACACATGCTGCCATAGATGATTAGTATAAAGGGTGTTGGCCTTGTAGAAAAATGATTTGCTGTATATTTATCAAGAGGTTTTATCAAAGGTTATTGCATTGTTCACTGTAATAATTTTGAAATGTGCTTTTGCCAGGTTAATTTATGATGGGCTTAATAAGCCTTAATCGAATTTAGTTCTCATTTTCTATCAATAATTCTTGGTATTAATATAATGGATGAGAAGTATCAAGTTCAGTTACTGAAGGAATCACCGCTCTTTGATGCTGATTGGTATAGATCTCAGCATTCTGACGTAGTAGGTATTAAGCTTACACCTGAACAACATTATCTTCGGTATGGTTGGCGAATGGGAAGAAGCCCCTCGGCATTATTTTGTGGTGTTAGTTACCTAGAAAAATATCCTGATGTAGTTCAAAGTAACGAAAATCCTCTCGTTCACTATTTACGTTTTGGCAGACGTGAAGGTAGAGAAATCAAGTCAGTCAAACAAATTAGAAATAATATAAAAAAAGATATAGGTGTGGATTTAGGGAAACTGTTTTCACCTGACAGTGAAGAAGCACAATTTGAATTAAATATCCCCTTGATTAATCAACTAAAAGAAACTCAACATCTTCTTGAAAAATATGTTCGGCGTTGTCATGAACTAGAATATCAAATTATAGATGAGAAGTTATAAGTTTTCTTTATGTAAAGGAATACGTAAATGAAAGTACTTATTGTATTTGGGACACGACCTGAAGCCATAAAAATGGCTCCGCTGGCTTTGAAGCTTAATAGTGATGCTAGATTTAATGTGAAGGTATGTGTTACA encodes:
- the rfbA gene encoding glucose-1-phosphate thymidylyltransferase RfbA, whose product is MSTTDTERRGIILAGGTGSRLYPLTKGVCKQLMPVYDKPMIYYPLTTLMLAGIREILIITTPQDQYLFQALMGDGSQWGLNLNFAVQSSPKGIAEAFIIGRSHIENHPSALILGDNIFYAHQFSDLLNRANARYQGTTIFGYRVADPSAYGVAELNKNGKVISVEEKPVEPKSNYAITGLYLYDDQVCELVREIKPSSRGELEITDLNKIYLDRGELNIELMGRGSAWLDTGTHDNLLAAAHFVQTIERRQGLKIACPEEVAFRKGFISADQLKSQARLLMKSGYGEYLMRLLDESLRDHAFGR
- a CDS encoding SLBB domain-containing protein, yielding MNYALNCKNLCSRNKFLFKNILGVISTMNSIKVIKKGVHLCLLGILVFSEAFALETQQIDEIDSTVQANKKIIPVFGQSLFSGSFKDQPFSGFNPDYRITIGDQINLQLWGAYSFSATLLVDPKGNIFVPEVGPVHVAGIKNGELNDFVLRHVKRVFKNNVQAYANLEASQPVKVFVTGYVNNPGLYNGFSSDSILYYLDSADGIDPQSGSFVDIKVMRNGELIQRINLYNFIVEGVMPALQLRSGDVIVVGARKGSVSVEGAVQQAAQMEFTGPYTQLGEMLLVSKPDPQANFARITQVVDGVQEAIYLSLNEAMTTQLYPGAHVELVRDNDVHSISIQVSGELDGPATYVLPYGSTLEDLLDKLRFRENADRNSIQLYRESVAEKQSAALNRSLDALQMEVLTRQPNTDMEKNAQKDNALMIQKFIKQAREVSPRGQVVIANNPNATEMILEDGDQLVVPLKSSTVSVVGEVIFPTSLVYNKKLTLDDYIELAGGFANNANRDELVILHLDGTISRIDDKDFDNRLGDRLRPGDEIMVMPKIRSSELQVTKDVTEILYRIAVGAAAVLSF
- a CDS encoding ABC transporter permease; the protein is MRPSPTRTIWQIQRDVIYALLVREMKTRFGKWRLGYAWALLEPALHIMMLAAIFNFLKRDFYPGIPTTLFMLGGIAPFLFFSHCFYKGIAAVASNRGLFNYRQLRPFDAVLSRVLLEFSIYILCMITLLILLAWFGIRVEFGDFLLLVEVNILFFFFCFGLSLALCVAGERYPELSKILPLIVRPLYFVSGVFFSLEQIPVEYHPYLIWNPLVHVIELTREGLYANYDGKFSNFNYYIFTSIGTLTLGLLIYRAHWRDLIRSQ
- a CDS encoding ABC transporter ATP-binding protein — protein: MIKLENITKSFRSHSERNILFENVNVVFPEGKNIGILGRNGAGKSTLLRIIGGIDYPDSGRVITDQRISWPMALSGGFQGSMTGRENVAFVCGIHGIWGNKKNKVMDLVREFSEIGNYFDAPIKNYSSGMRSRLAFGLSIAVDFDVYLVDEVMSVGDVHFRSKCEEIISEKRKSSSFIIVAHAMPTLRNNCDAGIYIEKGKVRICQSVEKAISLYQKGVPEP